A single window of Nicotiana sylvestris chromosome 3, ASM39365v2, whole genome shotgun sequence DNA harbors:
- the LOC104236890 gene encoding uncharacterized protein: protein MSTTVISESVVMNAAAEAQTVTAKLTAPTIEVDFATCECCGLTEECTLAYIQTIRERYQGKWICGLCAEAVKDEMIRCERLINTEEALTRHLNFCKKFSSSSPPPVDPTVHLIAAMRQLLRRSLDSPKLLRSMPCSPTRNGREMKPNVLVRADSCIPTLSLVESTAYHAMEMDQNCE from the coding sequence ATGTCGACGACGGTAATCAGCGAGTCGGTGGTGATGAACGCTGCAGCGGAGGCACAAACGGTAACGGCGAAACTAACGGCGCCAACAATCGAGGTGGATTTCGCTACATGCGAATGCTGCGGATTGACGGAGGAATGTACTCTGGCTTATATACAGACAATTCGGGAACGGTATCAAGGGAAATGGATATGCGGATTGTGTGCGGAGGCAGTGAAGGATGAGATGATACGATGCGAAAGGCTGATCAATACGGAGGAGGCGTTGACACGTCACCTTAATTTCTGTAAGAAGTTCAGTTCGTCAAGTCCTCCGCCGGTGGATCCAACGGTTCACTTGATCGCCGCCATGAGGCAGCTGCTGAGGAGGAGTTTGGATTCACCTAAATTGCTTAGGTCAATGCCCTGTAGTCCGACGAGGAACGGTAGAGAAATGAAGCCTAACGTGTTGGTTCGTGCCGATAGTTGTATTCCTACACTCTCATTGGTGGAATCTACTGCGTATCATGCCATGGAAATGGATCAAAATTGTGAATGA